One window from the genome of Rhizobium sp. Pop5 encodes:
- a CDS encoding carbohydrate ABC transporter permease has product MSTLKSGDTRGPSLMQNNNVLGFLFMLPAAVFLVCFLTYPLGLGVWLGFTDTRIGRDGIFIGLENYQFLVDDDVFWMSVFNTILYTFIASLLKFAVGLWLALLLNQHLPFKSFFRAIVLLPWVVPTVLSALAFWWIYDSQFSIISWSLMKLGLISAPINFLGDPTNARISVIVANVWRGIPFVAISLLAGLQTIPASLQEAASLDGATSWQRFRYVTLPMLTPIIAVVMTFSVLFTFTDFQLIYVLTKGGPVNATHLMATLSFQRGIPGGQLGEGAAIAVAMIPFLLGAIMFSFFGLQRRKWQQGGQD; this is encoded by the coding sequence ATGTCGACCTTGAAATCCGGGGATACGCGCGGCCCCTCGCTCATGCAGAACAACAATGTGCTCGGCTTTCTCTTCATGCTGCCGGCCGCGGTGTTTCTCGTGTGCTTTCTCACTTATCCGCTCGGACTCGGCGTCTGGCTTGGCTTCACCGACACGCGGATCGGCCGGGACGGCATCTTCATCGGTCTGGAGAACTATCAGTTCCTCGTCGACGACGACGTATTCTGGATGTCCGTCTTCAACACGATCCTTTACACGTTCATCGCCTCGCTCTTGAAATTCGCAGTCGGCCTCTGGCTGGCGCTGCTGTTGAACCAGCACCTGCCGTTCAAATCCTTCTTCCGGGCGATCGTGCTTCTGCCCTGGGTGGTGCCAACAGTGCTTTCGGCATTGGCCTTCTGGTGGATCTACGATTCCCAATTTTCGATCATCTCCTGGTCGCTGATGAAGCTCGGGCTGATCAGCGCGCCGATCAACTTCCTCGGCGATCCCACCAATGCCCGCATCTCGGTCATCGTCGCCAATGTCTGGCGCGGTATTCCCTTCGTCGCGATCTCGCTGCTTGCCGGCCTGCAGACCATTCCGGCCTCGCTGCAGGAGGCGGCCTCGCTCGACGGCGCGACCAGCTGGCAGCGCTTCCGCTATGTGACGCTGCCGATGCTGACGCCGATCATTGCCGTCGTCATGACCTTCTCGGTGCTCTTTACCTTCACGGATTTCCAGCTGATCTACGTGCTGACCAAGGGCGGGCCGGTCAATGCCACGCATCTGATGGCGACACTCTCCTTCCAGCGCGGCATTCCGGGCGGCCAGCTCGGCGAAGGGGCGGCGATCGCCGTCGCCATGATCCCCTTCCTGCTCGGCGCCATCATGTTCAGTTTCTTCGGCCTGCAACGCCGCAAATGGCAGCAGGGCGGCCAGGATTAA
- a CDS encoding carbohydrate ABC transporter permease, protein MSTNSNTANEVLTDNAEGMSYLNRLPRRVVMLYLPMAVFVFVLLFPFYWMAITAVKPNEQLTDYNNSPFWVVGPTLDHIKYLFLETSYPGWLWNTMVVAVGSTALSLVASVFGAYAIERVRFTGSRQIGLVIFLAYLIPPSILFIPLAFIVFKLGIYDSRLALIFTYPTFLIPFCTWLLMGYFRSIPFELEESALVDGANRWQILVKIILPLAVPGLISAGIFAFTLSWNEFIYALTFIQSSENKTIPVGVLTELVRGDVFEWGSLMAGALFGSLPVVILYSFFVDYYVSSMTGAVKE, encoded by the coding sequence ATGTCGACCAATTCAAACACAGCCAATGAGGTCCTGACCGACAATGCCGAGGGCATGAGCTATCTGAACCGCCTGCCGCGGCGCGTGGTGATGCTCTATCTGCCGATGGCGGTCTTCGTCTTCGTGCTGCTCTTTCCCTTCTACTGGATGGCGATCACCGCCGTGAAGCCGAACGAGCAGCTGACGGACTACAACAACAGCCCCTTCTGGGTGGTGGGGCCGACGCTCGACCACATCAAATACCTCTTCCTGGAAACCTCCTATCCAGGCTGGCTCTGGAACACGATGGTGGTCGCTGTCGGATCGACGGCGCTGTCGCTGGTGGCTTCGGTGTTCGGCGCTTATGCGATCGAGCGCGTGCGCTTCACGGGTTCCCGGCAGATCGGCCTCGTCATTTTCCTCGCCTATCTCATTCCGCCGTCGATCCTGTTCATCCCGCTCGCCTTCATCGTCTTCAAGCTCGGGATCTACGACTCGCGCCTGGCGCTGATCTTCACCTATCCCACCTTCCTCATTCCCTTCTGCACCTGGCTGCTGATGGGCTATTTCCGCTCGATCCCATTTGAACTCGAGGAAAGCGCGCTGGTGGACGGCGCCAACCGCTGGCAGATCCTCGTCAAGATCATCCTGCCGCTTGCCGTGCCCGGGCTGATCTCTGCCGGCATTTTCGCCTTCACGCTCTCCTGGAACGAATTCATCTACGCGCTGACATTCATCCAGTCGTCGGAAAACAAGACCATCCCGGTAGGCGTCCTGACAGAACTGGTGCGCGGCGACGTCTTCGAATGGGGATCGCTGATGGCCGGCGCGCTCTTCGGCTCCCTGCCTGTCGTCATCCTCTATTCCTTCTTCGTCGATTACTACGTGTCCTCGATGACGGGTGCGGTTAAGGAGTAG
- the ftsZ gene encoding cell division protein FtsZ, which produces MTDAKSGILGLRPNITVIGVGGGGGNAINNMIAEKLAGVEFIAANTDAQVLATSKASRRIQLGAQVTEGLGAGSLPEVGRAAAEESLDEIMDHLSGSHMCFVTAGMGGGTGTGAASVIARAARDAGILTVGVVTKPFSFEGNRRMRTAEVGIEALRQAADTVIVIPNQNLFRIADAKTTFADAFMTADRVLYSGVGCITDLIVKEGLINLDFADVKSVMRGMGRAMMGTGEATGEGRAMKAAEAAIANPLLDDLSMKGAKGVLISISGGSDMTLFEVDEAASRIRDEVQADAEIVVGAIFDRGLDGRFRVSVVATGLEGGGAAAMPGFVAEEQQIPRILQ; this is translated from the coding sequence ATGACGGACGCCAAGAGCGGCATTCTGGGGCTGCGGCCGAACATCACCGTCATTGGTGTCGGAGGCGGCGGCGGAAATGCGATCAACAACATGATCGCGGAGAAGCTCGCCGGCGTCGAGTTCATCGCGGCGAACACGGATGCGCAGGTGCTTGCGACCTCGAAGGCCTCCCGGCGTATCCAGCTCGGGGCGCAGGTGACCGAAGGGCTCGGCGCCGGTTCGTTGCCGGAGGTCGGCCGGGCGGCGGCCGAAGAGTCGCTTGACGAGATCATGGATCACCTGAGCGGTTCGCATATGTGCTTCGTCACCGCCGGCATGGGCGGCGGAACGGGAACGGGTGCGGCATCGGTGATCGCGCGGGCCGCCCGCGATGCGGGCATCCTGACGGTCGGCGTCGTCACCAAGCCATTTTCCTTCGAGGGCAATCGCCGCATGCGGACGGCGGAAGTCGGCATCGAGGCGCTTCGCCAGGCGGCCGATACCGTCATCGTCATTCCCAATCAGAACCTCTTCCGCATCGCGGACGCGAAAACCACTTTCGCCGACGCCTTCATGACCGCCGACCGCGTGCTCTATTCGGGCGTCGGCTGCATCACCGATCTCATCGTCAAGGAAGGCCTGATCAACCTCGATTTCGCCGATGTGAAATCGGTGATGCGCGGCATGGGACGGGCGATGATGGGCACGGGCGAGGCCACCGGCGAAGGCCGTGCGATGAAGGCGGCAGAGGCGGCGATCGCAAACCCGCTGCTCGACGACCTCTCGATGAAGGGCGCCAAGGGCGTGCTGATCTCAATTTCGGGCGGTTCCGACATGACGCTGTTCGAAGTCGACGAGGCGGCGAGCCGCATTCGTGACGAAGTGCAGGCGGACGCGGAAATCGTCGTCGGCGCGATCTTCGACCGCGGGCTGGACGGGAGATTCCGGGTCTCGGTCGTGGCGACCGGCCTGGAAGGCGGCGGCGCCGCCGCCATGCCCGGCTTCGTCGCTGAAGAACAGCAGATACCGCGCATATTGCAGTAA
- a CDS encoding L,D-transpeptidase: MKPVTPIATLALIFSFGTADALELTPDAINSASLASIAHERPKKPSPDPDPAIVRLQAFLDRAGSSPGVIDGLYGENVGKALAAFETMNKLPPDGKLDDQVLARLETGTPIVESYVITTEDAGGLVDSIPEDYGEKAKMTSMGYTSVAEKLSERFHMDIDLMKALNPGAEFAPGKTIEVVTTGPPKEGKVKRIEVNARTGQVLAYDDGGSVLAAYPATVGSRDNPSPSGTHKVKGVARMPVYRYDPKINFKQGKNDKILTIPKGPNGPVGSIWIDLTEPTYGIHGTPDPELIDKGASHGCVRLTNWDAEELAGMVKPGVIVKFVR; the protein is encoded by the coding sequence ATGAAACCTGTCACACCGATCGCAACGCTGGCTCTCATTTTCTCATTCGGTACCGCGGATGCGCTGGAACTGACGCCGGATGCCATCAACAGCGCATCGCTTGCTTCGATCGCGCATGAACGCCCCAAAAAACCGTCCCCGGACCCGGATCCGGCGATCGTGCGCCTGCAGGCGTTTCTCGACCGCGCGGGTTCCTCGCCCGGTGTGATCGACGGCTTGTATGGCGAGAATGTCGGCAAGGCTCTCGCCGCGTTCGAGACGATGAACAAGCTCCCGCCGGACGGCAAACTCGATGACCAGGTGCTCGCCCGGTTGGAAACCGGCACACCCATCGTCGAAAGCTACGTCATCACCACCGAGGACGCCGGCGGTCTCGTCGACAGCATTCCCGAGGATTACGGGGAGAAGGCCAAGATGACGAGCATGGGATATACCAGCGTGGCGGAGAAGCTGTCGGAGCGGTTCCATATGGACATCGATCTGATGAAGGCGCTCAATCCCGGCGCGGAATTCGCGCCCGGCAAAACGATCGAAGTGGTGACGACGGGACCTCCCAAAGAGGGGAAGGTCAAGCGCATCGAGGTGAACGCCAGGACGGGACAGGTCCTGGCTTATGACGATGGCGGATCGGTGCTTGCCGCCTATCCGGCGACGGTCGGCAGCAGGGACAATCCGTCCCCGAGCGGTACGCACAAGGTCAAGGGCGTCGCGCGCATGCCCGTCTACCGCTACGACCCGAAGATCAATTTCAAGCAGGGGAAGAACGACAAGATCCTCACCATCCCCAAAGGACCGAACGGGCCGGTCGGCAGCATCTGGATCGATCTGACTGAGCCGACCTACGGCATTCACGGCACGCCCGATCCGGAACTGATCGACAAGGGCGCATCGCATGGCTGCGTCCGCCTGACCAACTGGGATGCGGAAGAGCTTGCCGGTATGGTGAAACCGGGCGTGATCGTCAAATTCGTCCGGTAG